Proteins from a genomic interval of Lactococcus protaetiae:
- the folE gene encoding GTP cyclohydrolase I FolE has translation MQTVYLSLGSNIGDRQYYLHEALSLLGEHPQVLLEHHSKFYETSPVGGVEQNSFINLVAKISTLLSPNDLLDFIHEIEEKLDRERKVHWGPRTIDIDILFYGEQQIDEPQLTIPHLEVFNRLFALIPLSELTDKSFKYNEKIKNAINLLNKTEQEVKVVDEEQSPQTRIERAIREILFAVGENPEREGLVETPKRVAKMYKEILSSQRLNEFDEYKLFKIDPSKVDSIVTVKDISFYSMCEHHMLPFFGKAHVAYIPKDGNIIGLSKIPRLVNYVSRKLSVQENITRDIAEILEKILAPKGVAVVVEAQHMCVEMRGVKKENAITRTSYFLGEFNESVEKRMEFLESLS, from the coding sequence ATGCAAACTGTTTATTTAAGTTTAGGAAGCAATATTGGTGACCGTCAATACTATTTACATGAGGCATTAAGCTTGTTGGGTGAGCATCCACAAGTTTTGCTTGAACATCATTCAAAATTTTATGAAACCTCTCCTGTTGGAGGAGTGGAACAGAATTCTTTCATCAATCTTGTGGCAAAAATTTCAACGTTGCTTTCTCCTAATGATTTGTTAGATTTTATCCATGAAATTGAAGAGAAATTAGATCGTGAGCGTAAAGTACATTGGGGGCCTCGAACGATAGATATAGATATCTTATTTTATGGGGAACAGCAAATCGATGAGCCACAGCTCACTATTCCACATCTAGAAGTTTTCAACCGTCTTTTTGCCCTCATCCCATTGTCAGAATTGACGGATAAAAGTTTTAAGTATAATGAAAAAATCAAAAATGCAATAAATCTTCTCAATAAGACTGAGCAGGAAGTAAAAGTGGTTGATGAGGAACAATCTCCACAAACTCGAATTGAGCGAGCTATCCGTGAAATTCTTTTTGCAGTTGGCGAGAATCCAGAACGGGAAGGACTGGTTGAAACACCAAAACGTGTGGCGAAGATGTATAAAGAGATTCTTTCATCTCAACGTTTGAACGAATTTGATGAATATAAGCTTTTTAAGATTGACCCTAGTAAAGTAGACTCGATAGTAACGGTCAAAGATATTTCTTTTTATTCGATGTGTGAACATCATATGCTCCCGTTTTTTGGAAAAGCACACGTTGCTTATATTCCTAAAGATGGAAACATTATTGGACTTTCAAAAATTCCTAGACTAGTTAATTATGTTTCGCGAAAATTATCTGTCCAAGAAAATATAACACGTGACATTGCAGAAATCCTTGAGAAAATTTTGGCTCCTAAAGGTGTAGCAGTAGTAGTTGAGGCGCAACATATGTGTGTCGAAATGCGTGGTGTTAAAAAAGAGAACGCTATTACTAGAACCTCTTATTTTCTTGGAGAGTTTAATGAGAGTGTCGAAAAAAGAATGGAATTCTTAGAAAGTTTATCTTAA
- the folB gene encoding dihydroneopterin aldolase: protein MYKIKINNMKFRAHIGVLSEEKILGQNLEIDIIVETNFDFSGKDELAETLSYVDFYELIKNIISQSKADLIESLAFDIIKSIKATTSKITAVEVHLRKLAVPIEGIFDSVEIEMRG from the coding sequence ATGTATAAAATTAAAATAAATAATATGAAATTTAGAGCTCATATCGGGGTTCTCTCTGAAGAAAAAATTTTGGGTCAAAATCTTGAGATAGACATTATTGTAGAAACTAATTTTGATTTTTCAGGTAAGGATGAGCTGGCTGAAACTTTATCTTATGTTGATTTTTATGAACTTATTAAGAATATTATTAGTCAATCTAAAGCTGACTTGATTGAAAGTTTAGCATTTGATATTATCAAAAGTATCAAAGCGACAACATCAAAAATTACTGCGGTTGAAGTTCATCTTAGAAAATTGGCTGTTCCCATTGAGGGGATTTTTGATTCAGTTGAAATTGAGATGAGAGGTTAG